From a single Miscanthus floridulus cultivar M001 chromosome 8, ASM1932011v1, whole genome shotgun sequence genomic region:
- the LOC136475291 gene encoding RNA polymerase II C-terminal domain phosphatase-like 4, translating to MSDMKRGVNDDDAPRCPPHPRFVRGLCFLCGVKEEDTEGGALAVAVGHEMMKEEGDDHGNDDPARCPEHPDIVLGLSYRCGATEEDAGGSASGVTVANIDRALVLPGCAAATSTAGTSDLATLFRERKLILVLDLDRTLLNSTRLDGFSAGERWFGFTPDTGDKVDMDLFRLDSDNLGMLTKLRPFVRGFLEQASSKFEMHVYTLGNQVYAKAAIDLLDPNGVYFGGRVVSRDLSTQGGKKSLDVIPGADPVAAVILDALDLDDTDVAWPGHQDNLILTNRYRYFASTCRKSRFDIPSLAEQGRDEKGEHGGSLGVALGVLERIHHAFFDGPRADVREVITELRGQVLRGCTVAFSYLEQRMEDSPDDTRLWTLAERLGAMCRKDVDQTVTHVVAEDPETQKAQWARDHGKFLVNPEWIKAASFRWCRQDAQEFPVTARRVVLEPIELVAAVALVYLEMRSQAERLERNHEH from the coding sequence ATGAGCGATATGAAGCGAGGAGTAAACGACGACGACGCTCCGCGCTGCCCCCCGCATCCTCGGTTCGTCCGAGGGCTCTGCTTCCTGTGCGGGGTGAAGGAGGAGGACACGGAAGGAGGTGCTCTCGCAGTCGCCGTTGGGCACGAGATGATGAAGGAAGAAGGCGACGACCACGGCAACGACGACCCTGCGCGGTGCCCTGAACACCCTGATATCGTCCTGGGTCTCAGCTACCGGTGCGGGGCTACGGAGGAGGACGCGGGAGGAAGCGCCTCCGGAGTCACGGTCGCGAACATCGACCGGGCCCTGGTGCTCCCAGGTTGTGCGGCGGCGACGAGCACTGCGGGCACGTCCGACCTGGCGACCCTCTTCCGCGAGCGGAAGCTGATCCTCGTCCTGGACCTCGACCGCACGCTGCTCAACTCGACGAGGCTCGACGGCTTCTCCGCGGGCGAACGATGGTTCGGGTTCACGCCCGACACCGGCGACAAGGTCGACATGGACCTCTTCCGGCTGGACTCCGACAACCTTGGCATGCTCACCAAGCTGCGGCCGTTCGTGCGAGGCTTCCTGGAGCAGGCGAGCTCCAAGTTCGAGATGCACGTGTACACCCTGGGGAATCAGGTCTACGCGAAGGCGGCCATCGACCTGCTGGACCCGAACGGCGTCTACTTCGGCGGCAGAGTCGTGTCAAGGGACTTGTCGACCCAGGGGGGCAAGAAGAGCCTCGACGTCATCCCAGGCGCCGACCCCGTCGCGGCGGTGATCCTCGACGCGCTCGACCTCGACGACACGGACGTTGCCTGGCCGGGGCACCAGGACAACCTCATCCTCACGAACAGGTACCGGTACTTCGCCTCCACCTGCCGCAAGTCCCGCTTCGACATCCCCTCCCTGGCGGAGCAGGGCCGCGACGAGAAGGGGGAGCACGGCGGCTCCCTGGGCGTGGCGCTGGGCGTCCTTGAGCGCATCCACCACGCCTTCTTCGACGGCCCCCGCGCGGACGTCAGGGAGGTGATCACGGAGTTGCGGGGCCAGGTGCTGCGCGGGTGCACGGTTGCGTTCAGCTATCTGGAGCAACGTATGGAGGACTCCCCCGACGACACCCGCTTATGGACGTTGGCCGAGCGGCTAGGCGCCATGTGCAGGAAAGACGTCGACCAGACGGTCACCCATGTCGTTGCGGAGGATCCGGAGACCCAGAAGGCGCAGTGGGCGCGGGACCACGGCAAGTTTCTCGTCAACCCAGAGTGGATCAAGGCGGCGAGTTTCCGGTGGTGCCGGCAAGACGCCCAAGAGTTCCCAGTGACCGCCCGGCGCGTCGTGCTCGAGCCGATCGAACTGGTAGCGGCAGTGGCATTGGTTTACTTGGAAATGAGGTCCCAGGCGGAGCGGCTGGAACGAAACCACGAGCATTGA